The Longimicrobium sp. genome includes a window with the following:
- a CDS encoding nuclear transport factor 2 family protein, with product MYRSLAAAAALAALAGCDVKRTPPEFYNHPDPAVVDRQEAANEIRSRVRVFAEALGRMDTGDAVQALAPDSMAAVVGVEGNDGMVRFGAAGVRAAVAELAIAAPTVVRTPDLRVSASQGMGWFSTHLQLLSTSAATDPVLLRMSGVFVRERGEWRLMEAHLSRPESATPEPAPGPSPAADSAAAPAAGG from the coding sequence GTGTACCGGTCCCTAGCCGCCGCCGCCGCGCTCGCCGCCCTCGCCGGGTGCGACGTGAAGCGCACCCCGCCCGAGTTCTACAACCACCCTGACCCGGCCGTCGTCGACCGCCAGGAAGCCGCCAACGAGATCCGCTCGCGAGTGCGCGTCTTCGCCGAGGCGCTGGGGCGGATGGACACCGGCGACGCCGTGCAGGCGCTGGCGCCGGACTCCATGGCCGCGGTGGTGGGGGTGGAGGGGAACGACGGGATGGTGCGCTTCGGCGCGGCGGGGGTGCGCGCGGCGGTGGCGGAGCTGGCGATCGCGGCGCCCACCGTGGTGCGCACGCCGGACCTGCGGGTGAGCGCGTCGCAGGGGATGGGGTGGTTCTCCACCCACCTGCAGCTCCTCTCCACCTCGGCGGCCACCGACCCGGTGCTGCTGCGGATGAGCGGCGTCTTCGTGCGCGAACGCGGGGAGTGGCGCCTGATGGAGGCGCACCTCTCCCGCCCCGAGAGCGCTACTCCGGAGCCGGCCCCTGGGCCGAGTCCGGCTGCAGACTCGGCCGCAGCTCCGGCGGCAGGCGGATGA
- a CDS encoding 4-hydroxy-3-methylbut-2-enyl diphosphate reductase has product MEQTYFRRGFGRKKEIEPLIRSEYHSALVERIRARGYEDRFGEGDLQVTVRLAEEFGFCYGVDRAVDYAYETRLHFPDRRVFLLGEIIHNPHINQRLTGMGIVFLRPGADGEFDFGGLTPDDVVILPAFGATTEDFRRLQTVGCVLVDTTCGSVLNVWKRVEQYARDGYTSLIHGKYRHEETRATASQALKHAGGHYVIVFDMDEARLVMDYVERVPGALTRDAFMEHFARKTSAGFDPDLHLDRIGVANQTTMLSGDSLAIAAEVGKSMARRFGADDLAAHFRSFDTICSATQERQDAVVKLVEGPQGPPDVMLVVGGYNSSNTNHLAILCARHTVTYHIADADCIDPERGTIRFKPAGTPLDAPEAEAEDWIPSGPLVVGITAGASTPNNKIGEALERLLRTRGVELELGEPAIV; this is encoded by the coding sequence ATGGAACAGACGTACTTTCGCCGCGGCTTCGGCCGGAAGAAGGAGATCGAGCCGCTCATCCGGTCCGAGTACCACAGCGCGCTGGTGGAGCGGATCCGCGCGCGCGGCTACGAGGACCGCTTCGGCGAGGGCGACCTCCAGGTGACGGTACGGCTCGCGGAGGAGTTCGGCTTCTGCTACGGCGTCGACCGGGCCGTGGACTACGCGTACGAGACGCGCCTCCACTTCCCCGACCGCCGCGTCTTCCTCCTCGGCGAGATCATCCACAACCCGCACATCAACCAGCGCCTCACCGGCATGGGGATCGTCTTCCTGCGCCCCGGCGCGGACGGCGAGTTCGACTTCGGCGGGCTGACGCCGGACGACGTGGTGATCCTTCCCGCCTTCGGCGCCACCACCGAGGACTTCCGGCGGCTCCAAACGGTCGGCTGCGTGCTGGTGGACACCACCTGCGGCAGCGTGCTGAACGTGTGGAAGCGCGTGGAGCAGTACGCGCGCGACGGGTACACCTCGCTCATCCACGGCAAGTACCGCCACGAGGAGACGCGCGCCACCGCCAGCCAGGCGCTCAAGCACGCAGGCGGGCACTACGTCATCGTCTTCGACATGGACGAGGCGCGGCTGGTGATGGACTACGTGGAGCGCGTCCCCGGGGCCCTCACCCGCGACGCGTTCATGGAGCACTTCGCGCGGAAGACGTCGGCCGGCTTTGACCCCGACCTCCACCTGGACCGCATCGGGGTGGCCAACCAGACGACGATGCTCTCCGGCGACTCGCTGGCGATTGCGGCGGAGGTGGGGAAGTCGATGGCGCGGCGCTTCGGGGCGGACGACCTGGCGGCGCACTTCCGCTCCTTCGACACCATCTGCTCAGCCACGCAGGAGCGGCAGGACGCGGTGGTGAAGCTGGTGGAAGGGCCGCAGGGGCCGCCCGACGTGATGCTGGTGGTGGGGGGATACAACTCGTCCAACACCAACCACCTGGCGATCCTCTGCGCCCGCCACACCGTCACCTACCACATCGCCGACGCGGATTGCATCGATCCGGAGCGGGGGACGATCCGCTTCAAGCCCGCCGGCACCCCGCTCGACGCGCCCGAGGCGGAGGCGGAGGACTGGATCCCATCCGGGCCGCTGGTGGTGGGGATCACCGCCGGGGCCTCCACTCCCAACAACAAGATCGGTGAGGCGCTCGAGCGGCTCCTCCGCACCCGCGGCGTGGAGCTGGAGCTCGGCGAGCCCGCCATCGTCTAA
- a CDS encoding transglycosylase domain-containing protein, translating into MAGRQSKGKMLEGAPPKPRATRRAADTGKGSGTRNAALVLLAVITVGTVGAIGGFAWAMWGRLDHGLLAQREAARHRPDWVRLDELPRHVPDAFTAVVDTASFRRVPPEERGRNPMLSRDLVRQVHRLANGGVGGDARELVMSPLLENALSKRGLFELYLNRISMGRTGDWPVYGVFHASREYFGKDPRKLSLAEAATLAGILLPPALPSPEQSPGPVGARRNEVLRRMLEAGRITPAAYRQAAREPLAFQPGADYAPMARPVDWKREPEVIRLPPELRPSLQPDSAQGPAPE; encoded by the coding sequence ATGGCAGGGAGGCAGTCGAAGGGGAAGATGCTGGAGGGGGCGCCGCCCAAGCCGCGAGCCACGCGCCGCGCCGCCGACACCGGCAAGGGGAGCGGCACGCGCAACGCCGCCCTCGTCCTGCTGGCCGTCATCACCGTGGGCACGGTGGGGGCGATCGGCGGCTTCGCGTGGGCGATGTGGGGGCGGCTGGACCACGGCCTCCTGGCCCAGCGCGAGGCCGCCCGCCACCGCCCGGATTGGGTGCGGCTGGACGAGCTGCCGCGCCACGTTCCCGATGCCTTCACCGCCGTGGTGGACACCGCGTCGTTCCGGCGCGTGCCGCCCGAAGAGCGCGGCCGCAATCCCATGCTCTCGCGCGACCTGGTGCGCCAGGTGCATCGCCTGGCCAACGGCGGCGTGGGCGGCGACGCGCGCGAGCTGGTGATGTCGCCGCTTCTGGAGAACGCCCTCTCCAAGCGTGGGCTCTTCGAGCTGTACCTCAACCGCATCTCGATGGGGCGCACCGGCGACTGGCCGGTGTACGGCGTCTTCCACGCGTCGCGCGAGTACTTCGGCAAGGACCCGCGCAAGCTCTCGCTGGCAGAGGCGGCCACGCTGGCGGGGATCCTCCTTCCCCCCGCCCTTCCCTCGCCCGAGCAGAGCCCGGGGCCCGTGGGCGCGCGCCGCAATGAGGTGCTGCGGCGCATGCTGGAGGCGGGGCGCATCACCCCCGCCGCGTACCGCCAGGCCGCCCGCGAGCCGCTCGCCTTCCAGCCCGGCGCGGACTACGCCCCCATGGCGCGCCCCGTGGACTGGAAGCGCGAGCCGGAGGTCATCCGCCTGCCGCCGGAGCTGCGGCCGAGTCTGCAGCCGGACTCGGCCCAGGGGCCGGCTCCGGAGTAG